The following nucleotide sequence is from Juglans microcarpa x Juglans regia isolate MS1-56 chromosome 6D, Jm3101_v1.0, whole genome shotgun sequence.
GATTATGTTGTGTGTTGATGGTGGTGATTTGTTGAAATTTGTGTTGGAGGTGGTTTGTTGGCATTTGTGTTAGGGGTGATTTGTAAGAATTTGCGTGTTGGTGGTAATATGTTGAAGTATGTTTAGTATTAATAGTGAAAGTGTACGTTTTGTGCGGGTTGTTTTGTATCTTAGTATTTGAGCCCATATTTTGCACATTTTGTATCCAAGTACTCTATTTATGTAAATTTGACTTTGTATCCATGTACTCATTTTATGTGGTTTTGATTGAATGTGATTAGTattagtttatgagtttatgtGATACTGTATTTGATACTGCTCCATCTGTCCTAgtgaaaaaaagtaaatcaaTAAACCTGTAATTTAGTCCTGTCAAATATTCTGACTAAATGATCAAGCTGATAAGTTATTTTCATGCAGATAAATACTTTGTTAATAAGCAGCAACACGTTAAAGCACAATAAAGTCTCGAGATTAAAGATCAAATACAAATCACAATAAAGTCTCAAATCCGtaattttaaactctcaactTACAAATGCTAAGTTTgtataaaatacaaatacaaagtcGTCATCACTTTGAGCGTATCAAATACAAGTAAATAACTATGGATATTAGTCATAGTATGATTAAACAACGAAGTTGAAGCAACTGATAATGGCATTCTAAATCTGTCAACAAAATACAACAGCACCTCCAACAATCTCGTATCAACTAGTCAAATCTGATAGACTGTAGTAGCTTCAGTGCGGATGTGCATCACGCCTGACAGTACTCGCATGCCGATATGCTGGTGGTTACCTCCTCCATGAGGATGCTCGACTGGGTTCATTGCCACACCACGTACTTTGGGCCAGTAGTTTCTCTTCACTCTGAATTTGTGGTACGCATTGCCAACCTTGAAAAGTGGCTTCTCAGTTCTCCCTCCTCCAACAACCTGACCAATCATTGCTCTGCAGCCACTCGGAATGATTTTCTTGGCACCAGATGGGAGTTTGAACTTGTTAGAATGTAGAAACAAACAAGCTTATGACCTCAGGCTCTTGGCTTAAGATTGTGAAATATCAAAAAGCTTTTTCTTAATGTGTAATTGTATTTTATTGCATGGGATATTAAATACATAAAGCGTGCCATCCAAAAAATTGTAATGTATGTATCAAGGTTTTGTCAGAGTAATAAACCTTGGACTACAAAAAGAATATCTTCAAGCACCGAGTATGCAAAGTTACCAGGATATAAAATGCATGCACGTTAATAGCTACTAGAGAAGTATCGCAATGTTTATGATGcaataaaaaaactcatcataatttgagaaaaaaatatatatattgaagtcaAAGAACCCAAGATATAGAATAAAGACTTTGTCACCTCATAGTGAATAAGATTCAGGATGTGATATGGTTGAGCTTCAACAGTTCCTTTCCCTAACCAATAAGCATGTGCACCTCTATCTGCTTTGTGTTCATAGTTAAGTCTAATTCTGGGTAGAACAGAGCATTGGAGTTTCTCCTACAAACCTAAGTGAAATTCTCACAATTCAAGTATAAAAAAGGATATGTCAAATCTTGCCAATCTAAGAACACAACCACCATATTCTAGCACTATTTTTTCCGCTTTTAGAAGGACATCTGTCGTAGGGCTCCTCCCAATAGGTACTACTGGGTGTCCTGCACAAGAAGAATATTGACCATTAGAACATGACAACACTCTATATGCAACAAGTTTGTAAACCACCAAGGTCACAGAAGGCAACACTGGCAATGCATTTAATAAATCGCATAAGAAGGCAGACCATAGGTTCTTAGAGGGCAAGCCCATAAGTCGATGCAGATAACAAAAACAACTTTCTTCATTATCACAACAGAAAAATGTGTTGTGTTAGATGTAATACCTCATCACACTGTCCATTGTCATTGCAATCATATGGTGCAGAGCTTGATGTAAATATGAAAGAACCTTCACCATTCCAGTTTAATGCAGCCAGCCTGCTTAGTACACGACCCAAACCAACAAGGCAAAACTTAGATGAGTACATGGTAGGATAAATTACAGAAATCAATTTTAACTtcttaaaaattatacatttttcCAGCAACCAAATGGACCCGGTTTTTCACCCCCCAACaacccacccaaaaaaaaaaaaaaaggtttccaTAGTCCACTAGTGTTGGCTTAGTACAAAGATTCCCTTTGATTGTAGAAGATGAAAGTAGCTATTGCACAAACACAACCAATCCATTCACAATATGAAGGATCTATGAACATCTAATCAAATAGAATTTTTGATAGTCACGCATAGTTTAAAAGAGTATGGAAAGAATTACAAAACGAAAATAATGATTGAATCAACTCTTTGGCTAAGTAGAGATACATCGAGCCAAGACTAACTGGTCCTTCAGAGTTTATCCTATGGCAGTGTCCTTCTAGTACTCATGGTGCCCCTTGCACAGAGGTTTGGTTCGCACAAGAGAACTGTGAAAtgatatattcatttttcttaaaaattaaaaaaaatgatttaagccgatgaaaattgaaattgaactaGAGAAATACCTCCCGCCATTTTTCTGCTACTAAGCAACCAAGAACACCCGATCCCAAAATTAGCAGGTCATTCTCTCCCACCAAACCAGATGCAGCAGCCTCCAATCGATGACATTCTCGGCGTCACACAGCTACATTAGGTTTAGGGTtgggagagagattgagagaaacCAATTCAAAAACgaagagaaacaaagaagaagaaacgaAGAAGATCGAGCACGAGAGAGAAACGTAGAAGAAGAAAGGTTAAGAAGGAAGCAATCGTAGCACAGAGAGCAGAGAGAGTTCATGGGAGAGAGATCGAGCAGTGACAAGCGTAAAACGCACCACTTTGTGTCACCAAACCCCATTTCTCTGGATTTTAaattaggggtgtgcaaaatttcgagaattccgactccgtccgacctccgctccgacgccgactcctatggagtcggagtcggagttgttgGAATTCAGAGTCgaaattcggagtagctccgaatagttattcggagtcggagtcggagtcggagctccttgtagctccgactccgactccgaattttttttttgaatccagctgtaaaacgacgtcgttttacagctgggtttaaaaaaaaattattgaacgacaccgttccacttaatatggaacggcgtcgtttcatatgtcttccttcTTCATACGTTCCCccattcttcttccttcttcagttcttcttccttctcccttctctctcgcgtctcccgtcccagtgactgaaccagtGAACTGTGAAGCCGTCCTCACGTCTTGTGTCTTTCTTGCCAGCATGCCGtcgttcgtcgttgctcctccgtgccgccgttcctcgttgctcctctgttcagcttccacctacggtgagccctaaatttatgagccctaaatttaattcaagcatgtctcttatgaattggagccagcagttgtgattcttgtgaattggttgtattgaatattcaatatagtcccaacacgatGCTCAAAatcctgaattttacattgtattgcagacttgcgctcgagcgaggtgtcgagcgcaagtcgagcgcacgttgtattgaacattggctcgagcgatatgtcgagcggaagtcgagcgaacctctctggaagagttctgctcgagcgccacgtcgagcgcaggTCGAGCAAACCtttctggatggattctgctcgagcgccacgtcgagcgcacgtcgagcaaacttctctggatggattctgctcgagcgccacgtcaagcgcACATCAAGCGAACATttctggatgagttctgctcgagcgccacgtcgagcgcacgtcgagtgaacctctctgtatggcttctgctcgagcgcacgtcgagcgcacgttgagcgaacctctctggatggtttCTGCTCGAGTgaacgtcgagcgcacgtcgagcgaacctctctggatgggttctgcttgAGCGCCActtcgagcgcaagtcgagcgaacgtttctggatgggttccgctgagtcgagcgcacgtcaacCGAACttcgatgtaataatacatcgatacaataatatattatgatacaataatacatatcctattgtataatacaatagcctagtttatttttaaactaattttttgcttctaatttaattttttcagcttcattgattgtgaatggatcctagacatagtggagatgatcgtccacaaggggatgtggcggatgccaatgctataactcctacaccggtgggtacttccacccctagagccacatctagggcagctacatctaaagcagctacatcttgtgcgagtagtcgactcccactcccagttgatatagaggatgaggatatgttcaacgaagaggaggagatgcccattgagcaagatcaaccaccacgaccttctaaaaagaggtcgtggacatgggagcatttcaccaaaatttctGGTGAAATTgtgaacccagtagcaagatgccattactatggatcactttgtggatgccattcgaagaagcaaggtaccagtgtgttaatagcacatctaaatggttgtcaacgatataagatagcgaaggtattgcaagccactgattagaccaacctcagttaccaaacttctacagccactgatggtacacagattaagaaattggtcatccctcaatacagtgagaagatgttgagggacatgcttgcagagatgataattactgatgagatgccatttaccacagtcgagaaaagaggctttcgaaagtttctaaattttgttgagccacgatttcccattccatcacggtatacagtgatgcgagattgtatgaagaggcatgcgaaggacaatgaggagatgaggaagatgtttattaccactggccagagagtgtcttttacgactgacacatggacttccatacagaacgtctgctacatgtgtatcacagcacactacattgacagtgagtggattttgcataaaaaaattattggttttaaagaaattgtggatcataaaggtgcatccgttggggcgaagatggatgattgtttaaaggactggggaattcaaaaagtgctgtgtattacagttgacaatgccagtgcaaatgaaacagcaattgattggtttaagcggaacacgacggtgagagatgatgtcattcgggcccacgagtttattcacgttcgatgctgtgctcatatcattaacctcatagttgttgagggattaaaagaggtttatgattccataacccgagtccgcaatattgtacgatatgtgaggggttttcctcaaaggcttgccaagtttaaggcaataacagaagatctgaagattgaatgttctagtatgctgtgcttagacgttccgactcgatgaaattctacatacatgatgttggatgtggcacagaagtaccaaaaagcattcgagcggatggaggtcgaggatgggggcctgaggtatgctttgttggagccagcaggacagggactcggtgcgccggacgcacatgattggaccagtgtgagttattttgttgaatttttaagaactttttatgagataaccatgctgctatctggatccaaatatacgattgcgaactcatttttcagcgagctctcggatcttcacttccagttggaaaatagttgtactaaCTCTGCTGGATtattatctgctatggctacgaggatgaagatcaaatatgataaatattaggggaatattgagaagataaatagattgctatttgtggctgcgatccttgacccccgagttaagttggccgttctagaattttgagTAAATTCCATCCTCGGGgtagtgaaggctgcagagtttattagattgctaaaaagtgatgttgatgacttatatcatcactacaatACTAGTGCTCAACCTTCATCCGCaattggtagctcctcacattcgaggccgacaggattgacagtttcctcaggtgatactgacccatctgtaggggttagaggcaatcgtattatactgcagtatcatcaactcatgtcaataaggaatattatgcattgtatatctgaggttgaacaatattttatggaagttgtcgaggcacctagtgatgtatttcagttattaacttggtggaaagttaattccaccaagtatccagtcctttcccgtgtggcccgagatgtgctagccattcctgtcactacggttgcctcagagtcggcatttagcactggaggtcgcgtgttggatgcttatcggagttcattgtcaccgtcaactgtggaggccctcgtttgcacacagaattggataagtgaaacgcctattggactagataccgttggtgttgatgccgagagctataggcttgaatcgggtaagtttatatgcttttaaatgatgatttaattatttttaatgtttctaccttctactttttatgattttatagatctaattgtgaaccctaacataattatcgatgattgagagtctggaacggactCTACTTGAgggttgggatggagttgagagaacctcctttcttggtaagaatcaaattattcttttaccgtattcaattttttattatcaatttttttcatctattgattgctactttctatcttcatttcaggcatgaccaatggaacaaaaagtatttgagtgaaatccgtgtttaatttttatgtagttatatttcaagattgagtcatattgttattacgttataaatgagactgttataacttatggctacatcatacatgttatttactttttaaactatttatatagttatatttatgtagttatatcccgagcaaagacgtgagataagtactctttattctataatttctattagtatttattcatcctctctcaaacgtttagaatttattatccaactgaaattaatcgaattatagaaattcgtaccatcattcttttttataaaattttaaatttgtgtaattttcaactcatgagtcatgagcacttttaatgctaaatttcaggcagacataaaataaattaaagatataatcaaaattcagtaacaaaattagaacgaatatttaaattattgaaaactcttgaataaaccaaatatttgtagatcgttcattttttaaaaaaatatatatgttgctcactatctaaatcgaaattgaacaataaaatttaaataataataaaaaaagaacaaaatttccgaaattgagtttggaaattttgttcggagtcggagctccgacctccgttcggaactCCCTCCGAACTTCagtcggagttccgatcggaggtcggagctccgatcggacctccgatcggaatcggactccgactatgttcggagtcggagtcggagtcggaggagAAATTCGgctccgacttttgtcggagtcggaggtcagaAATGACAACTCTGACTCTGTCGGAATCGAAGCCCACCCCTACTTTAAATGCACTGTTTTATTTACTCCAAAACAATGTTTGTTTCTACGTAGGATGTGCCAGGCCCGACTCATGCCTGAGTttagagttttttattttttcttttcatttttttaatgaaataatttagaaattattaattatattaaaaacatattattatttactaatcATCAAATCACTAGCCTGCCCATTGTTCAGTCTTCAGTTGGACTGGTCTTTGGTCCAATTTCCGGTGTAAATAGTTTTAAACCGTGTCAGATGATTACTGACTACACATAGAGGAAAGggataaaaaaaacttcacTTGCACATTATATAATACATCCTCCCTTTTTAAATTCCTAGTGAAATTTGAAGCCTGACTACTACATCCCACTACCAACAAGCATCCGGTTATGGGTTCCTCTCCCTATGGCCTTTTCTCTGAGTCGTTTCTGACCAATCTTCGACTTCTGTGTCAAGTGAGAACCCATGTTAGACGTAGAATTGAGAGATTAATCAGTACAacacataaaacaaaaagaaattgcCCAAACCCAAGGCAGATTATTTAATTATCACTATTGAAAAACTACATCTTTGCGACTTCTTTTTAAGCACTccttcaatattatatattcaaaccGCACAGATCCAACCCATTCATCAGATTCCTGTCCTCAGTACAGCttgtttttgagagagagagagagacgtgggTTCTCAGTTGTTGAGACAGAGAACTGGGCCTCCCTCTGAGCCTCAAATGAGACTGAGAAAGGTAAATTGAATGCCAATTCTATATAGCTTCATGTTCTTcgtttgttgtttttttcttccaaatttttCTGACACTTGTATTCTGGTCATAAATATCATGGGTAGAAAAAAAGCAGTTATATGGTTTCCGTATTCTTGGTGTCTAATGCTGTTTACGGCCGCAATTTTATCAGGGCAAACATGAACGCTTTGCCGTCTATACCATTGGTAATTAGATGTGAATCGAAAATTACGAACTTCAACTTCCCTCCCGTCTTATTGTGTTATGGCTACTCTTGGTCAAATATACTGCAGCCGCAGatgggaaaataataataggttCTTGTGCTGAACAAAGAGAGGCCCACAATAAGAAGTCAGTGATATAGGAGAACTCCATCACATGCAAGTTTCTGCTGTTTGAGTTTGTACAGTTGCATTCATCTTCTGGTAGTCGTTCGTCAGAGACCCATATAATTGCATCAATCAGCATAATTTGGAGCAAAAGAATCCACAGGAAGCCAAAAGTGGATCTTGTGATAAAAAAACTGGCGATGCACATAATGGAGAGTGATGCTTAATAATCTCTGCCAATATTCAAGTACAGGAATCAAGCAGTAGAAATTTGTAGTGGTGAAAGACATTGTAAACAGTTCAAAACTTCCTAGCTCCCAAAGCGAGATCCTCGTCCACCACAACAACGCAAGTGCACCCGTCAAGCTTCAGCCTCAGGGACTCATCCGCGGCAATGGAAGAagcagcatcaaaatctgcggaACTACCTCAACAAATCATGATTTCCAGTGGTCTCACCATCAAGATAGCACCCAGTTGCAAAAGAGCAGGCGTAGAGACTGGTGTTCCCTGTAGTTCTAATTCAGATTTGCCATCTCCAAACATAAAGAACTCAATGGAATCATCCCCATACAACTCTCCCTCCCTTGTGTCGCCACCTTCATCAGCATTTGTTTCAGCCCTGCAGTCACCATACATATCCCCGAGGGCCATGACCCCAAAAGCACAAGAAAACCCGACTCCCGTTACCCTTCCATCACCGCCGGTCTCATACCGGGGCTCTCTGTCCGACGACATCCCAAGCAGCTCGTACACTCCCCCATCCGACCAATATGAGTATTCGGATGACCCAGCTGATGCAAAGCTCAAATTTGTCACCTGTGACCCGGCTCCCCCTCGCCTCTCCTTCTCATTTCCAGTCCCTCGAATCTCCTTCGCCAAAGGACCCGTCTCTCCTGCTTCCAGTGCCAAACTCAGGAACTGTGATGTTTACATTGGCTTCCATGGCCAAAACCCCAACCTGGTGCGCTTTTGTAAGTGGCTTAAGTCGGAGCTTGAGCTTCAGGGAATTGCTTGTTTTGTTGCGGACAGAGCGAAGTACTCTGATAGTCAGAGCCACGAGATTGCTGACCGGGTTATCTGCTCCGTCACATATGGGGTTGTGGTTGCGACTAATTCCAGTTTTCTGAACCATCTCAGCTTAGAGGAGATAAGATTCTTTGCTCAGAAGAAGAACCTGATCCCACTCTTCTTCCACACGGGACCGGCTCAGATCATGGGCCTTCTCAACTGTAATTCCATTGATAAAGAATGTAAAGAGGCAATAGATGGACTTATCAAGTGCAATGAATTCAAGCTGGAAGCCAATGAGGGTAACTGGAGAAGCTGTGTAACCAAAACTGCTGGTATTTTACGAACAAAGCTTGGTCGAAACAGTGTGGCCGAGAAAGATGGGGTAGTAGAAGGATTTGAGGGGATACCCTTCCCGAGAAACAGATTTTTTGTTGGAAGAGAAAAGGAAATTTCGGAGGTTGAAATTCTCTTATTTGGATGTGGGGATTGTCAAGAGCAAGTTTGTTCTGCGCATGCCATCAAGGGAGAAGCCACTGGGCAATCCGAAGGCCTGGCAGATGAGGAAAACGACGTCGTTATGACTAGAGGAGCGGGGAGATACATCAGTTTGGAGATGGGTAAGAGTAAAGAACCAATTTTGGAGGCTTGGGTAGAGCCAGTTTTAGGAAGGAATTCATTTAAGAGGTGCAAGTACAAGAAACCCAACAGTTTGGGCAGCAGTGTGATTTGCATAAATGGGGTTCCTGGCATTGGTAAAACGGACCTTGCACTGGAATTTGCTCACAGGTTTTCACAGAGGTATAAGAAGGTTTTGTGGGTTGGTGGGGAAGCTCGATACTTAAGGCAAAACATattgaatctctctctcaatttggGATTGGATGTAACCGCTGATGCTGAAAAGGAAAGGGGGCGCATTCGGAGCTTTGAGGAACAAGAATTTGAGGCTTTCAAGAGAATCAAAAGGGATCTATTCCGGGACATGCCTCACTTACTGATTATTGATAATCTTGAGACGGAGAAAGACTGGTGGGAAGGAAAGGATTTGCATGATTTGATCCCAAGGAACACTGGAGGGTCTCATGTGATTATTACAACTAGGCTATCCAAGGTGATGAATTTTGATACAGTGCAGCTTCCTCCATTGCCATTGTCTGAGGCAATGGTTTTGataagaggaagaaggaagaaagactATACAGCTGGTGAGTTAGAATTTTTGGGGAAATTTGATGAGAAGCTGGGAAGGCTGAGCTATGGTTTGTGGTTGATTGGATCACTCCTGTCTGAGCTTGCAATTGGCCCTGCTTCTCTCTTTGAAGCTATAAACCAGGTGCCACTCAATGAAGGTTCTCTTATGAGCAACACTGAAGAACAGTATTGGAAGAACAATCCTTTCCTCATGAAAGTGCTACAATTTTGCTTCTCAGTCTTACAGCAAACTAATGGCAGAAGGAACCTTCTTGCCTCGAGAATGCTTCTAGTTGGTGGTTGGTTCGCCCCCACACCCATTTCAGCGAGTTTGCTAGCCGCTGCAGCAAAGAACATGCCTGCCATGGGAAACCGTTTCAAGAAGTGGACCAAATGCCTGTCTCTCACATTTGGGTGCTGCGCTAGTTGTTTAGCACCTCAAACTTGCAAGAGCGAGGAAGACTCGGCCCTAATTCTGGTTAAATTGGGGCTAGCACGAAGAGCCAACAAACAGACAGGATGTTGGATCCAGTTGCATCCCATAACGCAGGTATTTGCAAGAACAAAAGAAGGTTTGCAAGCTGCCAAAGCCACAGTTCAAGGTGTGAGGAAAACGGGAAATCCATTGGCCAACTCAGACCATCTATGGGCTTCCGCTTTCCTTGTTTTTGGATTCAAATCCGAACCCCCACTCGTCCAATTAAAGGCAATGGAGATGGTTTTATACATCAAAAGAACAGCTCTCCCTCTTGCAATTCAAGCCTTCAAAACCTTCTCAAGGTGCAACTCGGCATTGGAGCTATTAAAGGTGTGCACAAATGTACTTGAAGAAGTAGAGAAATCGTTTGTCTCTCAGATACAAGATTGGTGTCATGGGTCACTTTGttggaagaaaaaatttcaaggtAATCAAAGGGTAGATGAGTATGTGTGGCAGGATGTGACATTGTTGAAAGCTACGTTACTCGAGACTAGAGCAAAGTTGCTGTTGAGAGGTGGGCATTTTGACAGTGGAGAAGACCTCTGCAGAACTTGTATTAGTATCAGAACGGTGATGCTCGGACATAACCATGCCCAAACCTTGGCTGCTCAAGAGACATTGGCCAAGCTAGTGAGGATGAGGTGCAAGATATGAATTATGAAGTTGCCTAACATCAAAACAATGCATCCCGTGTTTTGGAGAACTCATGTGTCAGTTATAATTAGCATACTTGCTGATAAATGTCTCTCAGAATACTAGCACTTCACGTTCAAATGAAACTTCCTATTAAAATAGTTTGATCAAAGACCAAAAATA
It contains:
- the LOC121236223 gene encoding uncharacterized protein LOC121236223 produces the protein MEEAASKSAELPQQIMISSGLTIKIAPSCKRAGVETGVPCSSNSDLPSPNIKNSMESSPYNSPSLVSPPSSAFVSALQSPYISPRAMTPKAQENPTPVTLPSPPVSYRGSLSDDIPSSSYTPPSDQYEYSDDPADAKLKFVTCDPAPPRLSFSFPVPRISFAKGPVSPASSAKLRNCDVYIGFHGQNPNLVRFCKWLKSELELQGIACFVADRAKYSDSQSHEIADRVICSVTYGVVVATNSSFLNHLSLEEIRFFAQKKNLIPLFFHTGPAQIMGLLNCNSIDKECKEAIDGLIKCNEFKLEANEGNWRSCVTKTAGILRTKLGRNSVAEKDGVVEGFEGIPFPRNRFFVGREKEISEVEILLFGCGDCQEQVCSAHAIKGEATGQSEGLADEENDVVMTRGAGRYISLEMGKSKEPILEAWVEPVLGRNSFKRCKYKKPNSLGSSVICINGVPGIGKTDLALEFAHRFSQRYKKVLWVGGEARYLRQNILNLSLNLGLDVTADAEKERGRIRSFEEQEFEAFKRIKRDLFRDMPHLLIIDNLETEKDWWEGKDLHDLIPRNTGGSHVIITTRLSKVMNFDTVQLPPLPLSEAMVLIRGRRKKDYTAGELEFLGKFDEKLGRLSYGLWLIGSLLSELAIGPASLFEAINQVPLNEGSLMSNTEEQYWKNNPFLMKVLQFCFSVLQQTNGRRNLLASRMLLVGGWFAPTPISASLLAAAAKNMPAMGNRFKKWTKCLSLTFGCCASCLAPQTCKSEEDSALILVKLGLARRANKQTGCWIQLHPITQVFARTKEGLQAAKATVQGVRKTGNPLANSDHLWASAFLVFGFKSEPPLVQLKAMEMVLYIKRTALPLAIQAFKTFSRCNSALELLKVCTNVLEEVEKSFVSQIQDWCHGSLCWKKKFQGNQRVDEYVWQDVTLLKATLLETRAKLLLRGGHFDSGEDLCRTCISIRTVMLGHNHAQTLAAQETLAKLVRMRCKI